The Prevotella melaninogenica ATCC 25845 genome includes a window with the following:
- a CDS encoding putative transporter, translating to MDWLIDIFSAEKQDTVAHIMLLYSIVIALGIYLGKIKIGGISLGVTFVLFVGILAGHIKFTGPIPVLTFVQDFGLILFVFMIGLQVGPGFFESFGKGGLKLNILSTVAILLNVLVMFACYYIFFDTQDKTNLPMMVGTLYGAVTNTPGLGAANEALHSVFKNGMNFDIASGYACAYPLGVVGIISATIAIRYICKVNLQEENEKLNEEEAENPHAKPYTMYLKVQNAYIAGRKLEEISEFLNRDFVCTRLMHEGVLSVPTLDNIFELGDEILVVSAEADAAAIRAFIGPEIEVDWHEEDQPQQLVSRRIVITNSKINGKTLGDIHFRSVYGVNVTRISRQGMDLFAGRNHRFIVGDRIMVVGPEENVNRVASMMGNSEKRLNAPNIATIFVGIIVGIIFGTLPIAIPHMPVPMKLGLAGGPLVIAILIGRFGYRMGLVTYTTTSANMMLREIGLALFLASVGIKAGATFWDTVVQGDGLKYVYTGFIITIVPILIVGTIARLKYKFNYFTIMGMLAGTYTDPPALAYANSICAGEAPAVGYSTVYPLSMFLRIFLAQVIVLFFCQI from the coding sequence ATGGACTGGTTAATTGATATTTTTTCGGCAGAGAAACAGGATACGGTAGCCCATATTATGCTATTGTATTCTATTGTCATTGCCTTGGGTATCTACCTTGGCAAAATTAAAATTGGAGGTATTTCGCTTGGCGTTACCTTTGTGTTGTTTGTGGGCATTCTTGCTGGTCACATTAAATTTACAGGACCTATCCCCGTATTGACCTTTGTACAAGACTTTGGATTGATTCTTTTTGTCTTTATGATTGGTTTGCAAGTCGGACCGGGATTCTTTGAAAGTTTCGGTAAAGGTGGTCTGAAGTTGAACATCCTTTCGACGGTGGCAATCCTGCTCAACGTCCTTGTGATGTTTGCTTGTTACTACATTTTCTTTGACACGCAGGACAAGACAAATCTTCCTATGATGGTCGGCACGCTCTATGGTGCTGTGACGAACACTCCTGGTCTTGGTGCTGCGAATGAAGCACTCCACAGTGTCTTCAAGAATGGCATGAACTTCGACATCGCTTCTGGTTACGCTTGTGCTTATCCTTTGGGTGTGGTAGGTATCATCAGTGCGACGATCGCTATCCGTTATATCTGTAAGGTAAACCTTCAAGAGGAGAATGAAAAGCTGAATGAGGAAGAAGCTGAGAATCCTCATGCAAAGCCTTACACAATGTATTTGAAGGTACAGAATGCGTATATCGCAGGCCGTAAGCTCGAAGAAATATCAGAATTCCTTAATCGTGACTTCGTTTGTACACGTCTTATGCACGAAGGGGTATTGTCTGTTCCTACCTTAGATAATATTTTTGAGTTAGGCGATGAGATTCTCGTTGTCAGTGCAGAGGCTGACGCAGCTGCTATCCGTGCTTTCATCGGTCCAGAGATTGAAGTAGACTGGCACGAGGAAGACCAGCCACAACAGTTGGTTAGCCGTCGTATTGTTATCACCAATAGTAAGATTAACGGAAAGACATTGGGCGATATTCATTTCCGTTCAGTATATGGCGTGAACGTAACACGTATCAGCCGACAGGGTATGGACCTCTTTGCTGGTCGCAACCACCGTTTTATCGTGGGTGACCGTATCATGGTTGTTGGTCCAGAAGAGAACGTTAACCGCGTTGCTTCTATGATGGGTAACTCTGAAAAGCGCCTTAACGCACCAAATATTGCAACCATCTTCGTTGGTATCATCGTCGGTATCATCTTCGGTACGTTGCCAATTGCGATTCCTCACATGCCTGTACCAATGAAACTCGGTCTTGCAGGTGGTCCGTTGGTTATCGCTATTCTTATTGGTCGTTTTGGTTATCGAATGGGACTTGTGACCTATACTACAACGTCAGCGAATATGATGCTCCGTGAGATTGGTTTGGCACTCTTCTTGGCTTCTGTAGGTATCAAGGCAGGAGCAACCTTCTGGGACACCGTAGTACAGGGTGACGGATTGAAGTATGTGTACACAGGTTTTATCATTACGATTGTTCCAATCCTTATTGTCGGCACTATTGCTCGTTTGAAGTATAAGTTCAATTACTTCACAATTATGGGTATGCTTGCCGGAACCTATACCGACCCACCAGCCTTGGCTTATGCAAACTCTATCTGTGCAGGTGAGGCTCCAGCTGTAGGTTACTCAACAGTTTATCCGCTCAGTATGTTCCTTAGAATCTTCCTGGCGCAGGTAATTGTACTATTCTTCTGCCAGATTTAG
- a CDS encoding leucine-rich repeat domain-containing protein: MKHKFTFLPSFLLLVMAMLWSSLAAHAQDEVLIRFHTNVPEKAKNSGVAAQVSFVLGSKSDKADVSIDYGSGDTEVEINKAIVENDHGEQAIKGTLCTDVVSDAGWVTIKGNPDDLYFFNASGNEIDQIQFNDNLKLQVLNLEHNNLKSLNIDRLQSLNIIYLQDNPFSATTPLMIGRMPNLMVLEVPQIGHISPDFTLKNFPNLRSFDAYHTISLKTADPTGCPYLQRLSLDMTSVESVDLSKNSLLQILNVGDSRVKTLDLSHNPEITQLYISHSSGAVNTDVKFETIDVSHCPKLYYFYCGGNNLKELDLRNNPELFTLSCDRNLLRNLDVSQNPKLYSVNVRYNYMDFATLPEPGNWFEYYHEQNPMELNDTYKVGDVIDLSKRVLRANTTTQARLYRVPKDDPTKPVELDDSYYSYEGGKVTLKKELNEEVFVQFTNSRLRDYPIRTENFRVKTVAEFGKDVKAIQLASLGDAGSPLKMSVGILGATAANPVTVKVDLGDGNTTPFEIKDERPATANIVTTRTGAGDIIVYVPQDKYVTSLESDGQYIDNIDLSALTELRTLTLKRANLTTIDLSYNNKLEKLDLSYNQLNRVDLRGPSSYFNKSKLTDINISHNQVDSLLFNTIYGVTKLNVSHNKLNKLDLKDADNLRMLDISYNKFTRLLLNHSELIEDINVANNELTEVKIPPVAPVKKLNVSGNYFTLANMPNDFGLTRGNFIYAPQNVLQISTSSPGIDLSEQYITKDGATTNFVWKKKDGTPLQLGKDYTITNGSAKFTNLALDSIYCEMTHAAYPDFEGKNVFKTTNVHPIAFPKYELASFTTVNQTDSVVLSLASYVPGKSVYFEWGGNGNVTQYTLGEKYKIFQAKSKANTKVRVLVAEADDKVKVFSVANVKMTDVDLTGLKEAKLISITQAGLTSVKLPAAPNLTDLNFDGNELTDIDLSPFPKLFAVSLIGNKIKNFDLSKAPNLGIAYLSSNKMKEIKLDNPKLESLDLSDNDLENVSLDKLPQLEQLWLNANKLTKVDVSKNTNLRVLNVVGNRLKFSTMPLPNNNGKRFDRYSYNLQAPIDVKCVNGKVDLSSEAVVGGEMTTYHWFIGNVTYRDGELQGEKLEVNDEYTVENGVTTLKLTQSITNLVCVMSNDNFPNALIYTNYIAFTPATGIDAVTADKDVKIQFFDGAISVLGAQNSTVAIYSIDGKLVYQGKVADDSTRISLARGTYIVRVGNKAAKISVK; the protein is encoded by the coding sequence ATGAAGCACAAATTTACTTTTTTACCATCATTCCTCCTCTTAGTGATGGCTATGTTGTGGAGTTCGCTTGCTGCCCATGCGCAAGACGAAGTTTTGATTCGATTCCACACCAATGTGCCTGAAAAGGCAAAGAATTCTGGTGTGGCAGCACAGGTTTCTTTTGTGTTGGGCTCTAAATCAGACAAGGCTGATGTCTCTATCGACTATGGTTCTGGTGATACCGAAGTTGAGATTAATAAAGCTATTGTTGAGAATGATCATGGCGAACAGGCCATTAAGGGTACTCTCTGTACAGATGTTGTGTCAGATGCAGGCTGGGTAACAATCAAAGGTAACCCAGACGACCTCTATTTCTTCAATGCTTCTGGTAACGAGATCGACCAGATTCAGTTTAATGACAACTTGAAACTCCAAGTCTTGAACTTAGAGCATAACAACTTAAAGTCACTCAACATCGATCGTTTACAGAGTCTGAATATTATCTATTTGCAGGATAATCCTTTCTCTGCTACAACTCCATTAATGATTGGTCGTATGCCAAATCTTATGGTGTTGGAGGTTCCACAGATTGGACATATCTCTCCAGACTTCACGCTTAAGAACTTTCCTAATCTCCGTTCGTTTGATGCTTACCACACTATTAGTCTCAAGACAGCAGATCCAACAGGCTGCCCATATCTGCAGCGTTTGAGTCTTGACATGACAAGTGTTGAAAGTGTAGACCTCTCAAAGAACTCATTACTGCAAATACTCAACGTGGGTGACTCTCGTGTCAAGACTCTTGACCTTAGTCATAACCCTGAGATTACGCAGCTCTACATCTCTCACTCTTCTGGGGCTGTCAATACTGACGTGAAGTTCGAGACCATTGATGTGTCTCACTGTCCGAAGCTCTACTATTTCTATTGTGGTGGTAACAACTTGAAAGAGCTTGACTTAAGAAACAATCCAGAGCTCTTCACACTCTCTTGCGACCGTAACCTCCTACGGAACCTTGACGTTAGTCAAAACCCAAAACTATATAGTGTCAATGTACGTTATAACTACATGGACTTTGCGACACTACCTGAACCAGGCAACTGGTTTGAGTATTACCACGAACAAAACCCTATGGAGTTGAACGATACATATAAGGTAGGTGATGTCATCGACCTTAGCAAGCGTGTGCTTCGTGCAAATACAACGACTCAGGCAAGACTCTATCGTGTTCCAAAGGATGACCCAACAAAGCCAGTAGAGTTAGATGACAGCTATTATTCTTACGAGGGTGGTAAGGTTACTTTGAAGAAAGAACTTAATGAAGAAGTCTTTGTTCAGTTCACTAATAGCCGACTCAGAGACTATCCTATCCGCACTGAAAACTTCCGTGTGAAGACTGTTGCCGAGTTTGGTAAGGATGTGAAGGCTATTCAGCTCGCAAGTCTTGGCGACGCAGGTTCTCCTCTGAAGATGTCTGTTGGTATCCTTGGTGCTACAGCAGCTAATCCTGTAACTGTAAAGGTTGACTTAGGCGATGGTAATACTACCCCATTCGAGATTAAGGATGAGCGCCCAGCTACAGCCAATATCGTGACTACACGTACTGGTGCTGGAGACATTATCGTATATGTCCCACAGGATAAGTACGTAACAAGTCTTGAGTCTGATGGCCAGTACATTGACAACATCGACCTCTCTGCACTTACAGAACTTCGTACGCTTACATTGAAGAGAGCAAATCTTACTACTATCGACCTCTCTTACAACAATAAGCTTGAGAAACTCGACCTCTCTTACAATCAGCTAAATCGTGTTGATCTCCGTGGTCCATCATCTTATTTTAATAAGAGTAAGTTGACTGATATCAACATTAGTCATAACCAAGTTGACTCATTGCTCTTCAATACCATCTATGGTGTAACCAAGCTCAATGTAAGTCACAACAAACTGAATAAGTTGGATCTTAAGGATGCCGACAACTTGCGTATGCTTGATATCTCTTACAACAAGTTCACTCGTCTCCTTCTCAACCACAGCGAACTTATAGAGGATATCAATGTGGCAAATAACGAACTTACTGAGGTGAAGATTCCACCTGTAGCACCAGTTAAGAAGTTGAATGTTAGTGGTAACTACTTCACATTGGCTAATATGCCTAACGACTTCGGTCTGACTCGTGGTAACTTTATCTATGCACCACAGAATGTATTGCAGATTTCAACCTCTTCACCAGGTATCGACCTCTCTGAGCAGTATATAACAAAGGATGGAGCAACAACTAACTTTGTATGGAAGAAGAAAGATGGTACACCATTACAGTTGGGCAAGGACTACACCATCACCAATGGTTCAGCTAAGTTCACCAACCTCGCACTTGACTCAATCTATTGTGAGATGACGCATGCTGCCTACCCTGATTTCGAAGGTAAGAATGTCTTCAAGACTACTAATGTTCATCCTATTGCCTTCCCTAAATACGAGTTGGCTTCCTTTACTACTGTCAACCAGACCGATAGCGTAGTATTGTCTCTTGCAAGCTATGTTCCTGGTAAGTCTGTTTACTTCGAGTGGGGCGGCAATGGTAATGTTACACAGTACACACTTGGAGAAAAATATAAGATTTTCCAAGCTAAATCTAAGGCGAACACAAAGGTACGTGTGCTTGTTGCTGAGGCTGATGATAAGGTGAAAGTCTTCAGCGTTGCAAATGTTAAGATGACTGATGTAGACCTCACTGGTTTGAAGGAAGCGAAACTCATTTCTATAACTCAAGCTGGACTTACATCTGTTAAGCTCCCTGCAGCACCAAATCTTACAGATTTGAACTTTGATGGTAATGAGTTGACAGACATTGACTTGTCACCGTTCCCAAAACTTTTCGCAGTGTCATTGATTGGTAATAAGATTAAGAACTTCGACTTGTCAAAGGCACCAAACCTTGGTATTGCTTACCTCTCAAGCAATAAGATGAAGGAAATCAAGCTTGATAACCCTAAACTTGAGAGCCTTGATTTGAGCGATAACGACCTCGAAAACGTGTCACTCGACAAGCTTCCTCAGTTAGAGCAGTTGTGGTTGAACGCTAATAAGTTGACAAAGGTTGACGTATCAAAGAATACCAACCTTAGAGTTCTCAACGTTGTTGGCAACCGTCTGAAGTTCTCTACAATGCCATTGCCAAACAATAACGGCAAACGATTTGATAGATACTCTTACAACCTTCAGGCACCAATCGATGTTAAGTGTGTTAATGGTAAGGTTGACCTCAGCTCTGAAGCTGTTGTTGGCGGTGAGATGACAACCTATCACTGGTTCATCGGTAATGTGACATACAGAGATGGCGAGTTACAAGGTGAGAAGTTAGAGGTCAATGATGAGTACACCGTTGAGAATGGTGTAACTACATTGAAGCTCACTCAGTCTATCACCAACCTTGTTTGTGTGATGTCAAACGATAACTTCCCTAATGCACTTATCTATACAAACTACATCGCGTTCACACCTGCAACAGGTATTGATGCTGTTACAGCTGATAAGGATGTTAAGATTCAGTTCTTCGATGGTGCAATTAGCGTTCTTGGCGCACAGAATAGCACAGTTGCTATCTACTCAATCGATGGTAAACTCGTTTACCAAGGTAAGGTTGCTGACGATAGCACACGCATCTCTCTTGCTCGTGGTACCTACATCGTACGTGTAGGAAACAAGGCTGCAAAGATTAGCGTAAAGTAA
- a CDS encoding S8 family serine peptidase has translation MRKILLTVFCLCSVGLAYGQSKLDLQSQLELFKLRNTSIPTYNSRTRSFERPKSVPENTMAMVEMKDQNDRADLEAQGVKVLRVRGNIAIVVAPIKDIERIAGLKCVRRMELPRRVYQKMDVVRKEIGVDKIHKGIDLPQAYTGKGVVTGIVDGGIDPNHINFLKPDGSTRFGYISKITASQSNKDGYQFDNYYPRVVLDTLTNRDNAYAIEDFTTDSYTTFHGTHTTGIMAGGYKGNINYAKTNDNDRSYKVTGPNPFYGCATESELVASCGDLRDQYIAFGVDDVVQYAKLSGKKPKPCVINLSLGSNIGVHDSTSVMNRFLAEEGKHAIICVAAGNEANMGIALKKNFTAADETVKTFLTPMQPDTLRSGGKTYFNLRNGQIAAYSNDSTEFELQIVVTNTKRGNRVVSRIPLPNNTNGQPITYASGGEYSMSGAVINQGFAKAFDGYVTAASAIDPETGRYYAMAQIMTSDNQKDNKDGNYKLALLITSKKPGQRVEVYSDAQFIYFDSNKQEGFVSGTRNGSISDMACAANIVTVGSYNVRNHWSSLDGFVYGYNKRGDEDDFPEGEASRFSSFGTLADGRNLPHVCAPGASIISSVNTYAVENTDLGYTDMALQGKLEKGGKKYYWHQSLGTSMATPVVAGAIALWLEANPSLTVKDVIRIIQQTARKDDYVTKTGDPVQWGAGKFDAYAGLKQVLKEKETNGINGVRYAESQAVPVITMTGERSFSAFLAGAKQLNLRAYSLSGQLVHSLSAQGDELNVNASSWNKGVYLIQVNGGKAQRIVIY, from the coding sequence ATGAGAAAAATTCTACTCACTGTATTTTGTTTATGTTCGGTAGGATTAGCTTACGGTCAGTCGAAGCTTGACCTACAAAGTCAGTTGGAACTGTTCAAACTCCGTAACACTTCCATTCCTACCTACAACAGTCGTACACGTTCGTTTGAACGCCCAAAGAGTGTACCAGAGAACACAATGGCAATGGTCGAAATGAAGGATCAGAACGACCGTGCAGACTTAGAGGCACAAGGCGTAAAGGTGCTGCGTGTACGTGGTAATATTGCCATTGTCGTGGCTCCAATAAAAGACATTGAGCGTATTGCAGGCTTAAAGTGCGTTCGTCGTATGGAACTCCCACGTCGTGTTTATCAGAAGATGGACGTCGTACGTAAGGAGATTGGCGTAGATAAGATTCACAAAGGTATCGACCTCCCACAGGCTTACACTGGTAAAGGAGTGGTAACGGGTATTGTTGATGGTGGTATTGACCCTAACCATATCAACTTCCTCAAGCCAGACGGAAGCACGCGATTTGGTTATATCAGTAAGATTACAGCCAGTCAGTCAAATAAGGATGGTTATCAATTCGATAACTATTACCCTCGTGTCGTGCTTGATACCTTAACAAACCGTGATAATGCATACGCTATTGAGGACTTTACGACTGATTCCTACACTACGTTCCATGGTACTCACACTACAGGAATCATGGCGGGTGGATACAAAGGCAATATCAACTATGCTAAGACTAACGATAACGATAGGTCTTATAAAGTGACAGGTCCTAATCCTTTCTATGGTTGTGCGACAGAGTCAGAACTTGTGGCTTCATGCGGTGATTTGCGTGATCAGTATATTGCATTTGGTGTTGATGATGTCGTACAGTATGCAAAACTATCAGGAAAGAAGCCAAAGCCATGTGTTATCAACCTTTCATTAGGTAGTAACATTGGTGTACACGACTCTACAAGTGTAATGAATCGCTTCCTTGCAGAGGAAGGAAAACACGCTATTATCTGTGTTGCTGCAGGTAACGAAGCGAACATGGGTATCGCATTAAAGAAGAATTTTACCGCTGCAGATGAAACGGTTAAAACCTTCCTCACGCCAATGCAACCAGATACTTTGCGTTCTGGAGGTAAGACCTACTTTAATCTTCGTAACGGACAGATAGCAGCTTATAGTAATGACTCTACAGAATTCGAGTTACAAATCGTTGTTACTAATACGAAGCGTGGCAACCGTGTTGTTAGCAGAATCCCTCTTCCAAATAATACAAATGGCCAACCTATAACCTACGCATCAGGTGGTGAGTATTCAATGTCAGGTGCTGTTATTAACCAAGGCTTTGCGAAAGCGTTCGATGGATACGTCACAGCAGCTTCTGCAATAGACCCTGAAACGGGCCGTTACTACGCTATGGCGCAGATAATGACCAGTGATAACCAGAAAGATAACAAGGATGGAAACTATAAACTGGCGTTGCTAATAACGAGTAAGAAGCCTGGACAGCGTGTTGAAGTGTACAGTGATGCACAGTTTATCTACTTTGATAGCAACAAGCAGGAGGGCTTCGTAAGCGGAACACGTAATGGGTCTATCAGCGATATGGCATGTGCTGCAAACATCGTTACTGTTGGTAGCTACAATGTACGCAACCACTGGTCATCTCTCGACGGCTTTGTTTATGGCTACAACAAGCGAGGTGATGAAGATGACTTCCCTGAAGGCGAGGCTTCACGCTTCTCTTCTTTCGGTACATTAGCCGATGGTAGAAACCTTCCACACGTATGTGCTCCGGGTGCATCTATCATCTCTTCTGTTAATACATATGCTGTAGAGAATACTGACTTAGGCTATACTGACATGGCATTGCAGGGTAAGTTGGAGAAAGGTGGTAAGAAATACTACTGGCATCAATCTCTCGGAACATCCATGGCTACGCCTGTTGTAGCTGGTGCTATTGCCCTCTGGCTTGAAGCAAACCCAAGTTTGACTGTCAAGGACGTAATACGTATCATCCAACAGACCGCTCGTAAGGATGACTATGTCACTAAAACGGGCGACCCAGTACAGTGGGGAGCAGGTAAGTTTGACGCTTACGCAGGTTTGAAGCAGGTACTAAAGGAAAAGGAAACCAATGGTATTAATGGTGTAAGATACGCAGAGAGTCAGGCAGTACCTGTCATTACAATGACTGGCGAACGCTCTTTCTCAGCCTTCCTTGCTGGTGCAAAGCAGCTGAATCTACGTGCTTACTCACTCAGCGGACAGTTAGTTCACTCGCTCTCAGCACAAGGTGACGAACTCAACGTTAATGCCTCTTCATGGAACAAGGGCGTTTACTTGATTCAAGTAAATGGTGGTAAGGCACAACGTATCGTTATCTATTAA